A portion of the Pseudomonas protegens CHA0 genome contains these proteins:
- a CDS encoding C39 family peptidase, producing the protein MRTAILSLLLCLCAPVQAAQMAVAGLPGGNLIFKQVQSVRERKFSDIVEQKTDFSCGAAALATILRQAYWLDVDEEHVIKGMLVNSDQGLVRTQGFSMLDMKRYVESIGMRARGYRIPPDKLEAVTIPVVVLMEIRGYKHFVVMQRAQKGWVYIGDPVLGHKRYTHDDFVKGWNGIVFAIIGPGYDKANALLDPPAPLTAKNKLDNFYPVRDADLMDFGFIQSDFF; encoded by the coding sequence ATGCGTACTGCGATCCTCTCTCTCTTGCTTTGCCTCTGTGCTCCCGTCCAGGCTGCGCAGATGGCCGTCGCCGGCCTGCCCGGTGGCAACCTGATCTTCAAACAGGTGCAGAGCGTGCGCGAGCGCAAGTTCAGCGACATCGTCGAACAGAAGACCGACTTCAGCTGCGGTGCCGCCGCACTGGCGACCATTCTGCGTCAAGCCTACTGGCTTGATGTCGATGAGGAGCACGTCATCAAGGGCATGCTGGTCAATTCGGATCAGGGCCTGGTGCGTACCCAGGGGTTCTCCATGCTCGACATGAAGCGCTACGTGGAAAGCATCGGCATGCGCGCCCGGGGCTACCGGATTCCGCCAGACAAGCTCGAGGCGGTGACCATCCCGGTGGTGGTACTGATGGAGATTCGCGGCTACAAGCACTTCGTGGTGATGCAGCGGGCGCAGAAAGGCTGGGTCTATATCGGTGATCCAGTGCTGGGCCACAAGCGCTACACCCATGATGACTTCGTCAAAGGCTGGAACGGTATCGTGTTCGCCATCATCGGCCCTGGCTACGACAAGGCCAACGCCTTGCTCGACCCGCCAGCCCCACTGACCGCGAAGAACAAGCTCGATAACTTCTACCCGGTCAGGGACGCGGACTTGATGGACTTCGGCTTCATCCAGAGCGACTTCTTCTAG
- a CDS encoding sigma-54 dependent transcriptional regulator, which translates to MLEAPVQRRLLVVDPCDDCHRLLPGLRTIGWDVDSCDLESARERSCDVGLLRLQPFHLERPEAVKDLISRSGTEWIAVLSQEVLRLQKVGDFVCEWFFDFHTLPFDVSRVQVTLGRAFGMARLRGQGSIHVDQPEHELLGNSRPIRDLRKLLGKLAPTESPVLIRGESGTGKELVARTLHRQSQRHDKPFVAINCGAIPEHLIQSELFGHEKGAFTGAHQRKVGRIEAAHGGTLFLDEIGDLPLELQANLLRFLQEKHIERVGGSQPIPVDVRVLAATHVDLEAAITSGRFREDLYYRLNVLQVITAPLRERHGDLGMLASHFAHFYSQETGRRPRSFSEDALVAMGKHDWPGNVRELANRVRRGLVLAEGRQIQASDLGLLSLQAQDLPMGTLEDYKHRAERQALCDVLNRHSDNLSVAARVLGISRPTFYRLLHKHQIR; encoded by the coding sequence ATGCTCGAAGCCCCTGTGCAGCGCCGTTTGCTGGTGGTCGATCCCTGTGACGATTGCCATCGCCTGTTACCCGGTTTGCGCACCATTGGCTGGGATGTCGACAGCTGTGACCTGGAGTCCGCTCGCGAACGCTCCTGCGATGTCGGCCTGCTGCGCCTGCAGCCTTTTCACTTGGAGCGCCCGGAGGCGGTCAAGGACCTGATCAGCCGCAGCGGCACCGAGTGGATCGCAGTATTGAGCCAGGAAGTGCTGCGCCTGCAGAAGGTCGGGGATTTCGTCTGCGAGTGGTTTTTCGACTTCCACACCCTGCCGTTCGACGTGTCGCGGGTCCAGGTGACCCTCGGCCGGGCGTTCGGCATGGCGCGCCTGCGGGGCCAGGGCTCGATCCATGTGGATCAGCCCGAGCATGAGTTGCTGGGCAATAGCCGGCCGATCCGCGACTTGCGCAAGCTGCTGGGCAAGCTGGCGCCCACCGAGTCGCCCGTGCTGATCCGAGGCGAAAGCGGCACCGGCAAGGAGCTGGTGGCGCGTACCCTGCATCGTCAGTCCCAGCGCCACGACAAACCCTTTGTCGCAATCAACTGCGGGGCGATTCCCGAACACCTGATCCAGTCCGAACTGTTCGGGCACGAGAAGGGCGCCTTTACCGGCGCCCATCAACGCAAGGTCGGGCGCATCGAGGCGGCCCATGGCGGCACCTTGTTTCTTGACGAGATCGGCGACCTGCCGCTGGAGCTGCAGGCCAATCTGCTGCGCTTCCTGCAGGAAAAGCACATCGAACGGGTAGGGGGCAGCCAGCCGATTCCGGTGGATGTTCGGGTTCTGGCGGCCACCCACGTCGACCTGGAAGCGGCCATTACCAGCGGGCGCTTCCGTGAGGACCTCTACTACCGCCTGAATGTGCTGCAAGTGATCACCGCGCCGTTGCGCGAGCGCCATGGCGACCTGGGCATGCTGGCCAGCCATTTTGCCCACTTCTATAGCCAGGAAACCGGGCGCCGGCCCCGCAGTTTCAGCGAGGATGCCCTGGTGGCCATGGGCAAGCATGATTGGCCGGGCAATGTCCGCGAACTGGCCAACCGGGTGCGGCGCGGCCTGGTGCTGGCCGAGGGGCGGCAGATCCAGGCCAGCGACCTGGGCCTGCTCAGCCTGCAGGCCCAGGACCTACCCATGGGCACCCTCGAAGACTACAAGCACCGCGCCGAGCGTCAGGCCCTGTGCGACGTGTTGAACCGGCACAGCGACAACCTCAGCGTGGCGGCGCGGGTCCTGGGGATCTCGCGCCCGACCTTCTACCGTTTGCTGCACAAGCACCAGATCCGCTAG
- a CDS encoding phosphocholine-specific phospholipase C — translation MPSLTRRKLLQAAAIGTFFSSLPASIRQALAIPANNRTGTIKDVEHVVILMQENRSFDHYFGTFPGVRGFSDRFTIPQTGQREVWEQQGKGRLVMPYHLDSSKGNAQRVSGTPHSWADAHSAWGEGRISAWPTYKTNTSMGYYREQELPFQFALANTFTLCDAYHCSVHAGTNPNRLFLWTGSNGASAAKVAAVVNEWDGPGPVNVGYSWKTYPERLEEQGVSWKVYQHLPDNFGDNPLAGFRQYRAASVQVGNPAQPPKDFNAFVPYSDGLNAVAPLYKGNGNTLPASSGSNLSTIIGGFRNDVQAGKLPQVSWIVAPAAYSEHPGPSSPVQGGWFTQEILLALTSNPEVWSKTVLLVTYDENDGFFDHMPSPSAPSRRKDGSFAGKSTLGFDNELFTHPAPAGSTQQPLPDGGVYGPGPRVPMLVLSPWSRGGWVNSQVFDHTSVLQFLEKRFGVREPNISAWRRAVCGDLTSAFNFADPNHETLPALQTTTRQAADSLRQRQEKLLPVPLPSAGQQLAPQQQRLARPSRALPYRLHVDSQADPKARTLSLSLQNTGEQGAVLHVYDGLHLSEIPRRYTVEAGKALQDSWPVVERYQLWVLGPNGFHRSFHGDLKTLQPELLVTTSNSQLQLTLSNPGEHGVVISIDRCPYTQQGPWTLAVPARGEVRQVFACEGSGGWYDLTLRSDGGWLRRIAGRLETGAHSISDPLMGRA, via the coding sequence ATGCCCAGTCTTACACGCAGGAAGCTCTTGCAAGCGGCCGCCATCGGTACTTTCTTTTCCTCATTGCCGGCATCCATCCGCCAGGCCCTGGCGATACCGGCGAACAATCGGACCGGGACCATCAAGGACGTCGAGCACGTGGTGATCCTGATGCAGGAAAACCGTTCGTTCGACCACTACTTCGGCACCTTTCCCGGGGTACGCGGCTTCAGTGACCGCTTCACCATCCCCCAGACCGGTCAACGGGAAGTGTGGGAGCAACAGGGCAAGGGCCGGCTGGTGATGCCTTATCACCTGGACAGCAGCAAGGGCAACGCCCAGCGCGTCAGCGGCACCCCGCATTCCTGGGCGGACGCCCACTCGGCCTGGGGCGAGGGGCGTATCAGCGCCTGGCCGACCTACAAGACCAATACCTCCATGGGCTACTACCGCGAGCAGGAACTGCCTTTCCAGTTCGCCCTGGCCAACACCTTCACCCTGTGTGACGCCTACCACTGCTCGGTGCACGCCGGCACCAACCCCAACCGGCTGTTCCTCTGGACTGGCAGCAATGGCGCGAGCGCAGCCAAGGTGGCGGCGGTGGTCAACGAATGGGACGGCCCGGGGCCGGTGAATGTCGGCTACAGCTGGAAGACTTACCCCGAGCGCCTGGAAGAGCAGGGCGTGAGCTGGAAGGTGTACCAGCACCTGCCGGACAACTTCGGCGACAACCCGCTGGCGGGGTTCCGGCAGTACCGGGCCGCCAGCGTGCAGGTCGGCAACCCGGCCCAGCCGCCGAAGGATTTCAATGCCTTCGTGCCCTACAGCGACGGGCTCAACGCCGTGGCGCCGCTGTACAAGGGCAATGGCAACACCCTGCCGGCCAGCAGCGGCAGCAACCTTTCGACCATCATTGGCGGGTTTCGCAACGACGTGCAGGCCGGCAAGCTGCCCCAGGTCAGCTGGATTGTCGCGCCGGCAGCCTATTCCGAGCATCCCGGGCCTTCGAGCCCGGTGCAGGGCGGCTGGTTCACCCAGGAAATTCTCCTGGCCTTGACCAGCAACCCCGAGGTCTGGAGCAAGACGGTACTGCTGGTGACCTACGATGAAAACGACGGCTTCTTCGACCATATGCCGTCGCCCTCGGCGCCTTCGCGGCGCAAGGACGGCAGCTTTGCCGGCAAGTCCACCCTGGGTTTCGACAACGAACTGTTCACCCATCCGGCCCCGGCGGGCTCGACCCAGCAACCCTTGCCCGATGGCGGCGTATACGGGCCGGGGCCGCGGGTGCCGATGCTGGTGCTGTCGCCCTGGAGCCGTGGTGGCTGGGTCAACTCGCAAGTGTTCGACCATACCTCGGTGCTGCAATTTCTCGAGAAACGCTTTGGCGTGCGAGAGCCGAACATCAGCGCCTGGCGGCGGGCAGTCTGCGGCGACCTGACCTCGGCGTTCAACTTTGCCGACCCCAACCATGAAACCCTTCCCGCGCTGCAGACCACTACCCGCCAGGCCGCCGACAGCCTGCGCCAGCGCCAGGAGAAACTGCTGCCGGTACCGCTGCCCTCGGCCGGCCAGCAACTGGCGCCGCAGCAGCAGCGCCTGGCCCGGCCTTCCCGGGCCTTGCCCTATCGGCTGCATGTGGACAGCCAGGCCGATCCCAAGGCTCGCACCTTGTCGCTGAGCCTGCAGAACACTGGGGAGCAAGGGGCGGTATTGCATGTCTACGATGGCCTGCACCTGAGCGAGATTCCCCGCCGTTATACCGTGGAAGCCGGCAAGGCCCTGCAGGACAGCTGGCCGGTGGTGGAGCGCTATCAGCTCTGGGTCCTAGGCCCCAACGGGTTTCACCGCAGTTTCCACGGCGACCTGAAAACCCTGCAGCCCGAACTGCTGGTGACCACCAGCAACAGCCAGTTGCAACTGACCCTGAGCAATCCGGGGGAACACGGGGTGGTCATCAGTATCGATCGCTGCCCCTACACCCAGCAGGGCCCATGGACCTTGGCGGTACCGGCCCGGGGCGAGGTGCGCCAGGTGTTTGCCTGCGAGGGCAGTGGCGGCTGGTACGACCTGACGCTGCGCAGCGACGGCGGCTGGCTGCGCCGGATCGCCGGGCGCCTGGAAACCGGAGCACACAGCATCAGCGACCCCTTGATGGGCCGGGCATGA
- a CDS encoding alpha/beta hydrolase, with the protein MKWIRNLATKFGLAMMLVIWGKLAIASQLVPAFGLANDQYAKSPGPYAVSTNAVLSDCRGLLGVLARIMLLDNSLQCNQSFPYGFSNPISTSVYYPSNIKQLDKLPVVNFVGGILSNQGQYTDLLRLWASYGFIVIISSDFINTAPTMHVLGALELSKLNQDPTSPLFGKVDLSRTIVAGHSAGGGASILSASLLPETLKGIDPQLRYIGSLPIEPGPIGLGSTVKTPTLVLTGAADVVVPAWAWPRLWQGGLIKAVPGWSATAHNATHFSPVRSVREDEFAGITTAWILYIGKNDPAAKEYFVGEDYKLARDPQFIRLLFNPLRVQRNEVADSLQ; encoded by the coding sequence ATGAAGTGGATTCGCAACCTGGCTACAAAGTTCGGCCTGGCCATGATGTTGGTTATTTGGGGCAAGTTGGCTATTGCTTCGCAATTGGTTCCGGCATTTGGGCTGGCCAATGATCAATATGCTAAGTCTCCAGGGCCCTATGCAGTCAGCACCAATGCTGTTCTGAGTGATTGCCGTGGGTTGTTGGGGGTATTGGCGCGGATCATGCTGTTGGATAACAGCCTGCAATGCAATCAGTCCTTTCCTTACGGATTCTCCAATCCGATCTCCACCAGTGTCTATTACCCGTCCAATATCAAGCAATTGGACAAGTTGCCAGTGGTCAACTTCGTTGGCGGTATTCTCTCCAATCAGGGGCAGTACACAGATCTGCTGCGGCTGTGGGCGAGCTACGGCTTCATCGTGATCATCTCCTCGGACTTCATCAACACCGCCCCCACCATGCATGTGCTCGGCGCCCTGGAACTGAGCAAGCTCAACCAGGACCCGACCTCGCCACTGTTCGGCAAGGTCGACCTGTCGCGCACCATTGTGGCGGGGCATTCGGCGGGAGGAGGCGCATCGATTCTATCGGCAAGCCTCTTGCCAGAGACCTTGAAGGGCATCGACCCGCAGTTGCGCTATATCGGCTCGCTGCCGATCGAACCCGGGCCGATCGGCCTTGGCTCCACGGTAAAGACACCGACCCTGGTGCTCACCGGCGCAGCGGACGTAGTGGTCCCGGCCTGGGCCTGGCCAAGGCTGTGGCAGGGCGGGCTGATCAAGGCCGTGCCGGGCTGGAGCGCAACCGCCCATAACGCCACCCATTTCAGCCCGGTCAGAAGCGTCAGGGAAGATGAGTTTGCCGGTATTACCACGGCCTGGATCTTATATATCGGCAAGAATGACCCGGCCGCCAAAGAATACTTTGTCGGTGAAGATTACAAACTGGCCCGAGATCCGCAGTTCATTCGCCTGCTATTCAACCCGCTGCGGGTCCAGCGCAATGAAGTAGCCGATAGCCTTCAATAG
- the paaX gene encoding phenylacetic acid degradation operon negative regulatory protein PaaX gives MSSLAPLNHLIKRFQEQTPIRASSLIITLYGDAIEPHGGTVWLGSLIQLLEPMGINERLIRTSIFRLSKEGWLSAEKVGRRSYYSLTLTGRRRFDKAFKRVYSAGVPAWDGAWCLVMLSQLSVELRKQVREELEWQGFGAMSPVLLACPRSDRADINATLAELGAQEDTIVFETTPQDVLGSRALRLQVRESWNIDELAAHYSEFIQLFRPLWQALREQEQLQPQDCFLARLLLIHEYRKLLLRDPQLPDELLPGDWEGRAARQLCRNIYRLIQARAEEWLATALENADGPLPDVGESYYRRFGGLV, from the coding sequence ATGTCGTCCCTAGCGCCACTGAACCACCTGATCAAACGTTTCCAGGAGCAGACTCCGATCCGCGCCAGTTCGCTGATCATCACCCTGTACGGCGATGCCATCGAGCCCCACGGCGGCACGGTGTGGCTGGGCAGCCTGATTCAGTTGCTGGAGCCCATGGGGATCAACGAGCGCTTGATCCGCACCTCGATCTTCCGCCTGAGCAAAGAGGGCTGGCTGAGCGCTGAAAAGGTCGGCCGGCGCAGTTACTACAGCCTGACCCTGACCGGGCGCCGGCGCTTCGACAAAGCCTTCAAGCGCGTGTACAGCGCCGGAGTGCCGGCCTGGGACGGCGCCTGGTGCCTGGTGATGCTCTCGCAACTGTCTGTCGAGTTGCGCAAGCAGGTGCGCGAAGAGCTGGAATGGCAGGGGTTCGGCGCCATGTCGCCGGTACTGCTGGCCTGCCCGCGCAGTGATCGGGCCGATATCAACGCCACCCTGGCGGAGCTTGGTGCCCAGGAAGACACCATCGTCTTCGAGACCACGCCCCAGGATGTCCTGGGTTCCAGGGCCCTGCGCCTGCAAGTGCGGGAAAGCTGGAACATCGATGAACTGGCAGCCCACTACAGCGAGTTCATCCAGCTGTTCCGCCCGCTCTGGCAGGCCCTGCGCGAGCAGGAGCAGTTGCAGCCCCAGGATTGCTTCCTGGCCCGGCTGCTGCTGATTCATGAGTACCGCAAGCTGCTGCTGCGCGATCCGCAACTGCCCGACGAACTGCTGCCCGGGGATTGGGAAGGCCGCGCGGCGCGCCAGTTGTGTCGCAACATCTATCGCCTGATCCAGGCCCGGGCCGAAGAATGGCTGGCCACTGCCCTGGAGAACGCCGATGGCCCGTTGCCGGATGTCGGCGAAAGCTACTATCGGCGTTTTGGCGGGCTGGTCTAG
- the paaY gene encoding phenylacetic acid degradation protein PaaY, producing MTCYSLDGLTPVVDPSAYVHPSAVLIGDVIVGAHCYVGPLASLRGDFGRIVLEEGANLQDTCVMHGFPDSDTVVERNGHIGHGAVLHGCRIGADALVGMNAVVMDNAHIAPRCIVSAAAFVKAGFECAPQSLIMGTPARVSRPLSDAELAWKQAGTREYQQLARRCLAQMRPCEPLREAEPGRPRIGNSALRPKARP from the coding sequence ATGACCTGTTACAGCCTCGATGGATTGACCCCGGTGGTCGACCCCAGCGCTTATGTGCACCCTTCAGCGGTGCTGATTGGTGATGTGATTGTCGGCGCCCATTGTTACGTCGGCCCGTTGGCCAGCTTGCGGGGCGATTTTGGGCGGATCGTTCTGGAGGAGGGGGCAAACCTGCAGGATACGTGTGTGATGCATGGTTTTCCCGACAGCGATACGGTGGTCGAGCGCAACGGCCATATAGGTCATGGCGCTGTCCTGCATGGCTGTCGAATTGGCGCCGACGCCCTGGTGGGCATGAATGCGGTGGTGATGGACAACGCGCATATCGCGCCCCGTTGCATCGTTTCCGCGGCAGCCTTCGTCAAGGCCGGCTTCGAGTGTGCGCCACAGTCGCTGATCATGGGCACGCCGGCCCGGGTCAGCCGCCCGCTCAGTGATGCGGAGCTGGCCTGGAAGCAGGCGGGGACCCGCGAATACCAACAGCTGGCCAGGCGTTGCCTGGCGCAGATGCGGCCTTGCGAGCCGCTGCGGGAGGCAGAGCCCGGACGCCCGCGAATCGGCAACAGTGCGCTGCGCCCCAAGGCTCGCCCATGA
- the paaG gene encoding 2-(1,2-epoxy-1,2-dihydrophenyl)acetyl-CoA isomerase PaaG gives MNFTTILFSISEGVALLSLNRPEQLNSFNPTMHREVQAALDLVRNDPQVRVLLLTGEGRGFCAGQDLGERTVAPGVAAPDLGASIETFYNPLVRALRDLPLPVICAVNGVAAGAGANLPLACDLVLAARSASFIQAFCKLGLVPDSGGTWLLPRLVGMARAKALALLGNRLSAEQAEQWGLIYQCVDDAQLRDQALSLARHLATQPTYGLGLIKRSLNASLHNSFDEQLDLERDLQRLAGCSEDYREGVSAFMEKRSPVFKGC, from the coding sequence ATGAACTTCACCACCATCCTGTTCTCCATCAGCGAGGGCGTGGCCCTTCTCAGCCTCAACCGCCCCGAACAGCTCAACAGCTTCAACCCGACGATGCACCGCGAGGTTCAGGCAGCCCTGGACCTGGTGCGCAATGACCCGCAGGTGCGGGTCCTGCTGCTGACCGGGGAAGGCCGGGGCTTCTGTGCCGGGCAAGACCTGGGCGAGCGCACCGTGGCACCCGGCGTCGCCGCGCCGGACCTGGGGGCCTCCATCGAAACCTTCTACAACCCCCTGGTGCGGGCCCTGCGGGACCTGCCGCTGCCGGTGATCTGCGCGGTCAACGGGGTGGCCGCCGGGGCCGGGGCCAACCTGCCCCTGGCCTGCGATCTGGTACTGGCCGCACGCTCGGCAAGCTTTATTCAGGCCTTCTGCAAGCTCGGGCTGGTTCCCGATTCCGGCGGTACCTGGCTGCTGCCGCGCCTGGTGGGCATGGCCCGGGCCAAGGCCCTGGCCCTGCTCGGCAACCGCCTGAGTGCCGAACAGGCCGAGCAGTGGGGCCTGATCTACCAGTGCGTGGATGATGCCCAACTGCGGGACCAGGCCCTGAGCCTGGCCCGGCACCTGGCCACCCAACCCACCTACGGCCTGGGCCTGATCAAGCGCAGCCTCAATGCCAGCCTGCACAACAGCTTCGATGAGCAACTGGACCTGGAGCGCGACCTGCAACGCCTGGCCGGTTGCAGCGAGGACTACCGCGAAGGCGTCAGCGCCTTCATGGAAAAACGCAGCCCCGTGTTCAAGGGCTGCTGA
- the paaI gene encoding hydroxyphenylacetyl-CoA thioesterase PaaI, with protein MTEHDAMELARRCARTLFERDPASNALGMRLLSVAPGAARLGMSVRADMLQGHGTCHGGLIFTLADSAFAIACNSHDRATVALGCSIEYIAPAQLGDTLTADCHEQNRGGRTGHYAVRVENQQGRLIALLQGKSYQVHGPVLTQETSHE; from the coding sequence ATGACTGAACATGACGCCATGGAACTGGCCCGGCGCTGCGCCCGGACCCTGTTCGAACGTGACCCGGCAAGCAACGCCCTGGGCATGCGCCTGTTGTCGGTGGCGCCCGGTGCGGCGCGCCTGGGCATGAGCGTGCGGGCCGACATGCTGCAGGGCCACGGCACCTGCCACGGCGGCCTGATCTTCACCCTCGCCGATTCGGCCTTCGCCATTGCCTGCAACAGCCATGACCGGGCCACAGTGGCCCTGGGTTGCAGCATCGAGTACATCGCCCCGGCGCAGTTGGGCGACACCCTGACCGCCGACTGCCATGAACAGAACCGCGGCGGCCGCACCGGCCACTACGCGGTGCGCGTGGAAAACCAGCAGGGCCGGCTCATCGCCCTGCTCCAAGGCAAATCCTACCAAGTGCACGGCCCGGTGCTGACACAGGAGACCTCCCATGAATGA